A genomic region of Lysinibacillus sp. 2017 contains the following coding sequences:
- a CDS encoding Cj0069 family protein, with the protein MKKVIFFEVQGGSDKGPDGHRKDTMPMVEALKERGQEAEVLFFENEKRDEIFNYVKDNAIAYVSRINPGNLKYEAEYFEMLRELCVEGVIGMPHPDAMIGYGAKDALVKLRHTSLVPEDTYAYYTIEEFKEIFPTSLAKGERVLKQNRGSTGEGIWRVQLVDALEDDVTEVPLNAKVKCTEAKDNHVEYHELNAFMTFCEQYIVGANGMLVDMTFLPRIKEGEIRLFMLRDKPINVVHKKPAEDADAFSATLFSGAQYRYDSPDEWATLVHGFLGQLSEITELLGGYDLPLIWTADFILDTDEKGQDTYILGEMNCSCVGFTSELELAHNVAEEILACINEKAAVLG; encoded by the coding sequence ATGAAAAAAGTCATATTTTTTGAAGTACAAGGTGGAAGCGATAAAGGTCCAGATGGTCATCGCAAAGATACGATGCCAATGGTTGAGGCATTAAAGGAGCGCGGGCAAGAAGCAGAGGTCCTGTTTTTTGAAAACGAAAAGCGTGATGAAATTTTTAATTATGTAAAAGATAATGCCATTGCTTATGTTTCTCGTATCAATCCAGGGAACTTAAAGTATGAAGCGGAGTACTTTGAAATGCTACGTGAGTTATGTGTAGAAGGTGTGATTGGTATGCCACACCCTGATGCGATGATCGGTTACGGTGCGAAAGATGCGTTAGTAAAATTACGTCATACATCTTTAGTGCCTGAAGATACGTATGCCTACTATACGATTGAAGAGTTTAAAGAAATATTCCCGACATCATTAGCTAAAGGTGAGCGCGTATTAAAGCAAAACCGTGGATCTACGGGTGAAGGCATTTGGCGTGTGCAATTAGTGGATGCATTAGAAGATGATGTTACAGAAGTGCCACTAAACGCGAAAGTGAAATGCACAGAAGCAAAAGACAATCACGTTGAGTACCATGAGCTTAATGCATTTATGACATTTTGTGAGCAATACATCGTTGGCGCAAACGGCATGCTCGTTGATATGACATTCCTACCGCGCATTAAAGAAGGCGAAATTCGCTTATTCATGCTTCGTGATAAGCCAATTAACGTCGTACACAAAAAGCCAGCAGAAGATGCAGATGCATTCAGTGCGACATTATTCTCTGGCGCTCAGTATCGTTATGATAGTCCGGATGAATGGGCGACGCTTGTACATGGTTTCTTGGGTCAGCTAAGTGAAATAACGGAGCTATTAGGTGGCTATGATTTACCACTTATTTGGACAGCAGACTTCATTTTAGATACAGATGAAAAAGGTCAAGATACGTACATTTTAGGTGAGATGAACTGTTCATGTGTTGGCTTTACTTCTGAATTAGAGCTTGCTCACAATGTAGCAGAAGAAATCCTAGCGTGTATCAATGAAAAAGCAGCAGTTTTAGGCTAA
- a CDS encoding PLP-dependent aminotransferase family protein, with amino-acid sequence MQYSDSILNTPSSFIRNILKVTDADDVISFAGGLPNPISFPMEQIKQSVTHAIDESGAKVFQYSTTQGYLPLRQYIADKYNKKQPGLDFKPEDVLITTGSQQALELISKVLLNKGDGVIIEEPGYLGAIQAFTLREPTFHGVTLETEGINVAELKAALKEPNVKMVYTVPNFQNPTGLTYTKERREEIYEAIKDEDVIFIEDDPYGELRFTGEHLPYVAAGKMTNSVVLGSFSKTVTPGMRLGYILTKNHELLDHIETAKQASDLHTNIFAQYILHDYLINNDYEAHVEKITALYKAQADTMLAAMDKYFPSHVTYTKPEGGMFIWVTMENGANALDKFHEAMDQKVAFVPGNPFYTNKSEVNTMRLNYTNATPEVIEEGIKRLGQIL; translated from the coding sequence ATGCAATATTCTGATAGTATTTTAAACACACCATCTTCATTCATTCGCAACATTTTAAAAGTAACCGATGCAGACGATGTGATTTCGTTTGCGGGGGGCTTACCAAACCCAATTTCATTTCCAATGGAGCAAATTAAGCAATCGGTCACACACGCGATTGATGAAAGTGGAGCGAAGGTTTTCCAATATTCAACAACACAAGGTTATTTACCACTTCGTCAGTATATTGCAGATAAATATAATAAAAAACAACCCGGTTTAGACTTTAAACCTGAAGACGTACTTATCACAACAGGCTCTCAGCAAGCGTTAGAGTTAATTTCAAAAGTGTTATTAAATAAAGGGGATGGGGTTATTATTGAAGAGCCAGGCTATCTTGGGGCTATTCAAGCCTTCACTTTACGTGAACCAACATTCCATGGTGTAACACTAGAGACAGAAGGGATAAATGTTGCCGAACTAAAAGCGGCATTAAAAGAGCCTAATGTCAAAATGGTCTACACCGTACCCAACTTCCAAAATCCAACGGGCCTCACTTACACAAAAGAACGTCGAGAAGAAATATATGAAGCAATTAAAGATGAGGATGTTATTTTCATCGAGGACGATCCATACGGCGAACTGCGATTTACTGGCGAGCACTTACCTTATGTCGCAGCTGGAAAAATGACAAATAGTGTTGTATTAGGGTCATTTTCTAAAACCGTTACACCTGGTATGCGTTTAGGTTATATTTTAACGAAAAACCATGAGCTATTAGACCATATTGAAACAGCGAAACAAGCATCAGATCTTCATACGAACATTTTTGCACAATATATTTTACATGATTATTTAATAAACAATGACTATGAAGCCCATGTTGAAAAAATTACAGCACTTTATAAAGCACAAGCAGATACGATGCTTGCAGCGATGGATAAATACTTCCCATCGCATGTAACCTATACAAAACCAGAAGGCGGCATGTTCATTTGGGTAACGATGGAAAATGGCGCCAACGCACTCGATAAATTCCATGAAGCCATGGATCAAAAGGTAGCGTTCGTACCAGGCAATCCATTCTATACGAATAAATCTGAAGTCAACACGATGCGCCTAAACTACACAAATGCCACACCTGAAGTAATTGAAGAGGGCATTAAGCGTTTAGGGCAAATTTTATAA
- a CDS encoding NAD(P)H-binding protein: MKEMRSALVVGATGLVGSTLVKLLCESEEYAAVNVISRRPLDYFHPKLIVTLREFDQIAESDIEFAHEVFCCLGTTIKKAGTREAFEKVDFEYPMTIAALAKNKGIGHFIVISAMGADEKALAYYSRVKGKLETGLIKMDFSRLSIVRPSLITGNRSEFRLGEMIGAKALSVMNPLLVGPLKKVRSIPAEQIALAMKVMALHGKQEKVAIYLSDEIVTMKMPISEENPEHFTEEEVGFNWNKYKKDELPPVDKEVVFDRSKINEVDRDN; the protein is encoded by the coding sequence ATGAAAGAAATGCGCTCAGCTTTAGTCGTTGGAGCAACAGGATTGGTCGGTTCGACATTGGTGAAATTATTGTGCGAAAGTGAAGAATATGCTGCGGTTAATGTTATTTCACGAAGACCACTCGATTATTTTCATCCAAAATTAATCGTGACATTGCGTGAATTTGATCAAATTGCTGAAAGTGATATTGAATTTGCACATGAAGTATTTTGCTGTTTAGGGACAACGATAAAAAAAGCAGGGACACGAGAAGCGTTTGAAAAAGTGGATTTTGAGTATCCTATGACCATTGCAGCACTCGCAAAAAATAAAGGTATCGGACATTTTATCGTTATTTCTGCCATGGGAGCAGACGAAAAAGCTCTTGCATACTATAGTCGTGTGAAAGGCAAATTAGAAACAGGGCTTATTAAAATGGATTTCTCGAGATTATCGATTGTCAGGCCTTCACTAATTACAGGAAACCGCAGTGAATTTCGTCTCGGGGAAATGATAGGGGCCAAAGCACTTAGTGTGATGAATCCACTATTAGTTGGACCACTAAAAAAAGTTCGCTCGATTCCTGCAGAGCAAATTGCCTTAGCAATGAAAGTGATGGCGCTACACGGAAAGCAAGAAAAGGTCGCCATTTATTTATCCGATGAAATTGTAACGATGAAAATGCCAATCTCCGAAGAAAATCCAGAGCATTTTACTGAGGAAGAGGTCGGTTTTAATTGGAACAAGTATAAAAAGGATGAACTACCACCAGTTGATAAGGAAGTTGTGTTTGATCGCAGTAAAATAAATGAGGTGGACCGAGATAACTAG
- a CDS encoding IS1182 family transposase, with protein MIPKQETLNLSPYMALYDLIIPKDNMLRQINELVDFSFILDELKNKYCLDNGRNAIPPIRMFKYLLLKVIHDLSDVDLVERSKYDMSFKYFLDMAPEDEVINPSSLTKFRRLRLQDVNLLDLLIQKTVEVALEKDILTSKMLIVDATHTKARFNQKSPKEFLQEKAKNVRKAVYQIDEQMKEKFPVKPTTNELEDELAYCHQVVQVVETQSKMAQVPAVQEKLNVLKEVIEDTNFHLSYSSDPDARVGHKTADSSFFGFKTHIAMSDERIITAAVVTTGEASDGHYLKELIEKSKSTGMAFDTLLADTAYSSKENLTYVKDEKIQLVSKLHPLITNGHKKNDLFTFNKDADLYVCPAGHLAKRKAIVKRPDESKRNDQLKYYFDIKKCKVCPIKENCYKEGARTKTYNVTIKSTEHVEQEEFQNTEEFKKLSKERYKIEAKNSELKNGHGYHTANSTGLFGMEIQSATTIFAVNLKRILKLINLKE; from the coding sequence ATGATTCCTAAACAAGAAACCCTAAATTTAAGCCCTTATATGGCTCTTTATGATTTAATCATTCCAAAAGATAATATGCTTCGCCAAATCAATGAACTTGTTGATTTTTCATTTATTTTGGATGAGCTAAAAAATAAATATTGTTTAGATAATGGTCGAAATGCCATCCCACCGATTCGTATGTTTAAATATCTACTTTTAAAAGTGATACATGATCTATCGGATGTAGATTTAGTTGAACGTTCAAAATATGATATGTCATTCAAATATTTCTTAGATATGGCGCCAGAAGATGAAGTCATTAATCCAAGTTCTCTCACAAAATTCCGTCGTCTTCGACTTCAAGATGTGAATCTCTTAGATTTATTAATTCAAAAGACCGTTGAAGTTGCTTTAGAAAAAGACATTCTTACGAGTAAAATGCTTATAGTCGACGCAACACATACAAAAGCACGTTTTAATCAGAAATCTCCTAAAGAATTTTTACAAGAAAAAGCGAAAAATGTGCGTAAAGCTGTTTATCAAATTGATGAACAAATGAAAGAAAAATTTCCTGTCAAGCCAACAACAAATGAGCTAGAAGATGAATTAGCTTACTGCCATCAAGTGGTACAAGTCGTTGAAACACAATCAAAAATGGCACAAGTTCCAGCTGTACAAGAAAAGTTAAATGTTTTAAAAGAAGTGATTGAAGATACAAACTTTCATCTTAGTTACTCAAGTGACCCAGATGCACGTGTTGGTCATAAAACAGCGGACTCCTCTTTCTTTGGATTCAAAACCCATATTGCGATGAGTGATGAACGAATTATTACAGCGGCAGTGGTAACGACGGGCGAAGCAAGCGACGGGCACTACTTGAAAGAGTTAATTGAAAAAAGTAAAAGCACAGGCATGGCATTCGATACCCTATTAGCAGACACAGCGTATTCAAGTAAAGAGAATTTAACCTATGTCAAAGATGAAAAAATTCAACTCGTATCAAAACTACACCCATTAATTACGAATGGACATAAAAAAAATGACTTATTTACTTTCAATAAAGACGCTGACTTATACGTATGTCCAGCAGGGCATTTAGCAAAAAGAAAAGCGATTGTGAAAAGACCTGACGAATCCAAAAGAAACGATCAATTGAAATATTACTTCGATATTAAAAAATGTAAGGTTTGCCCTATCAAAGAAAATTGTTATAAAGAAGGTGCTAGAACAAAAACCTATAACGTAACAATTAAATCAACAGAGCATGTAGAACAGGAAGAATTTCAAAATACGGAGGAATTCAAAAAACTTTCTAAAGAACGTTATAAAATTGAGGCAAAAAATAGTGAATTAAAGAATGGGCACGGCTATCATACGGCAAATAGCACGGGTCTATTTGGCATGGAAATACAAAGTGCCACAACCATCTTTGCGGTCAATTTAAAACGGATATTAAAACTAATAAACTTAAAAGAATAA
- a CDS encoding cold-shock protein, which produces MQQGTVKWFNSEKGFGFIEVEGGNDVFVHFSAIQGEGFKSLDEGQKVEFEVEDGNRGPQATNVTKL; this is translated from the coding sequence ATGCAACAAGGTACAGTAAAATGGTTTAACTCAGAAAAAGGTTTCGGTTTCATCGAAGTTGAAGGCGGTAACGACGTATTCGTTCACTTCTCAGCTATCCAAGGTGAAGGATTCAAATCTTTAGACGAAGGTCAAAAAGTTGAATTCGAAGTGGAAGACGGTAACCGTGGACCACAAGCTACTAACGTAACAAAACTTTAA
- a CDS encoding NADPH-dependent FMN reductase, with protein MKILLVDGTIFGRKTGVVLEQVQQYIQAFNPELELEILYFSKLKHQILDGSPLNDDMKMMIQKFEEADGYIFASPIFQASIPGVLKNAFDMIPPKAMRYKPAAIVGNGGTYQHHLVLENQLRPILDYFRCLVTPNYVYTHADHFDKDNKIIDEEVHNRLRELARVFVQYCEMTKTLSKQAVDMQ; from the coding sequence ATGAAAATTTTACTTGTTGACGGCACAATTTTTGGTCGTAAAACTGGCGTCGTTTTAGAGCAGGTTCAACAATATATTCAAGCTTTCAATCCAGAATTAGAGTTAGAAATTTTATATTTCTCGAAACTAAAACACCAAATTTTAGACGGTAGTCCGCTAAATGATGATATGAAAATGATGATTCAAAAATTTGAGGAAGCAGATGGCTATATCTTTGCTTCACCAATTTTCCAAGCCTCTATCCCAGGTGTATTAAAAAATGCATTTGATATGATTCCACCGAAAGCAATGCGTTATAAACCAGCTGCAATCGTTGGAAATGGTGGTACTTACCAACACCATTTAGTATTAGAAAATCAATTACGTCCCATTTTAGATTACTTCCGTTGTTTAGTGACACCAAACTATGTGTACACACACGCAGATCATTTCGATAAAGATAACAAAATTATCGATGAAGAGGTACACAATCGTTTACGTGAATTAGCACGTGTATTCGTTCAATATTGCGAAATGACCAAAACATTATCAAAGCAAGCCGTTGATATGCAGTAG
- a CDS encoding PseG/SpsG family protein, giving the protein MPKKKIVWIVEHCETKGTYAFERAVTLANLLQEETVFLFIKTNNTRIINELAQTKLTIILFDHFHEIKKKLRELEPQLVIHDGKDTQVEQIEMIRPFCTTLVHFDDFGLGAQLTDCHLIALFEESYEQPLAHELAGSYAFAVPPNLEATAKRILANPDCSIKDTLPHIVIAFEDGDANNLTYRTLRHLTQLQIPLKISVAVDDDYHHDVDSLQMMALSRRNTEIVRRPDALLHLMPQADLIICNSNYTPYKIAAAGIPCITTAQHESELGYAFSREANGFIHIGLGRKMKQSILQNAVMELLLHDQRRERAVRKQRSLEILTNNEILQTLLLDLAYSRHNIALI; this is encoded by the coding sequence TTGCCAAAAAAGAAAATTGTATGGATCGTGGAGCATTGCGAAACGAAAGGTACTTATGCATTCGAACGAGCGGTCACTTTAGCAAACCTTTTGCAGGAGGAAACCGTTTTTCTTTTTATAAAGACAAACAATACGCGAATCATTAATGAATTGGCACAGACGAAGTTAACGATTATTTTGTTCGATCATTTTCACGAAATTAAGAAAAAATTACGGGAGCTCGAACCGCAATTAGTAATTCATGATGGAAAAGATACGCAAGTAGAGCAAATTGAAATGATTCGTCCGTTTTGCACAACGCTTGTCCATTTTGATGATTTTGGACTCGGTGCACAGCTTACAGACTGTCATTTAATCGCATTATTTGAAGAATCCTATGAGCAGCCACTCGCACATGAGCTTGCGGGTAGCTATGCATTTGCCGTACCACCAAACTTAGAAGCAACCGCAAAACGAATCCTCGCCAATCCTGATTGTTCAATTAAAGATACGTTGCCTCATATCGTCATTGCATTTGAAGATGGGGACGCAAATAATTTAACGTACCGTACACTACGTCATTTAACACAACTTCAGATTCCGTTGAAAATTTCCGTTGCAGTGGATGATGACTATCATCATGATGTTGATAGTTTGCAAATGATGGCCCTAAGTCGACGTAACACCGAAATCGTTCGACGTCCAGATGCCCTACTTCACCTAATGCCACAAGCAGACTTAATCATTTGTAATTCGAATTACACACCGTATAAAATTGCCGCGGCTGGTATTCCGTGCATTACAACCGCACAGCATGAATCTGAACTAGGCTATGCATTTTCACGAGAGGCTAATGGTTTTATTCATATTGGGCTCGGTAGAAAAATGAAACAATCGATTTTGCAAAATGCTGTCATGGAACTGTTATTACATGATCAACGCCGAGAAAGAGCCGTTCGTAAGCAGCGTTCGCTCGAAATCTTAACGAACAATGAAATTTTACAAACTTTGCTACTCGATTTAGCTTATTCTCGTCATAATATTGCACTCATATAG
- the helD gene encoding RNA polymerase recycling motor HelD has product MEQTIWQQEQAHLKQMSELLKKQVEALEIQLKRQKGDIVEERTQASSEFNDVSGENAIQFSQMLQTMQLREREYLNASEQLAKTKILYKSPYFGRISIENEQGEKEHLYIGLSTFREPETDDVLIFDWRAPISSLFYENKVGLSRYQIPDGEYIDVVIEGRRQYKVKYDELIQLFDADVYVGDEVLQGLLADTAKEKMKSIVATIQSDQNAVIRSSNQDNLIVLGPPGSGKTSVAMQRIAFLLYEYRKTMNARSILLISPSDLFNDYISNVLPELGEENVQHTTYYRLLRDLKLSRYDCETNYENIERLQIADEVAREHYAFKGSHLYVKQLLNYMESIKKAGMPFYNLKMGDDVFASAKKISQLFYEKFGGLDVDFRLKKIRTLLQTKLQERKNKEQRKRIKELRAVNAYIGSDKELEQQAYQDVQKKYGKLEVTIEQLGFVNLNKMYLQSLTFRNDNLFTQSIQATTAEKLKQHKLLYEDLAPIMYLQAVIKGLYTDKTIKHIVIDEIQDYSYLQLLTIKAMHPKAHYTLLGDKNQMVHPQMKDSLAGPLSKHFKVIELNKSYRSTNEITDFMSAILHNTTTLSLGVSGDKPQLIETKALLETIQQLVVAHYEQDDSFVILCKNRAASERLYNDLKSLIPTLQLVTEEQKVYMKGILIMPGYMAKGFEFTTVVLADASAHVYHEEMDAYLLYTIASRATRKLFLLSDGTLPKALAHISEQYYLKKVTN; this is encoded by the coding sequence ATGGAACAAACAATTTGGCAACAAGAACAAGCACATTTGAAGCAAATGAGCGAGCTATTAAAAAAGCAGGTCGAGGCATTAGAAATCCAATTAAAAAGACAAAAGGGCGACATTGTGGAAGAGCGTACGCAAGCGTCTTCTGAATTTAATGATGTATCAGGAGAAAATGCGATTCAGTTTTCGCAAATGCTACAAACGATGCAACTGCGAGAACGTGAATATTTAAATGCGAGCGAACAATTAGCCAAGACAAAAATCTTATATAAAAGTCCCTATTTTGGGCGTATTTCAATTGAAAACGAACAAGGCGAAAAAGAGCATTTATACATTGGCTTATCGACATTTCGCGAGCCAGAGACAGATGATGTATTAATCTTTGACTGGCGCGCACCAATCTCGAGTCTGTTTTATGAAAACAAGGTCGGATTATCGCGCTATCAAATTCCAGACGGGGAATATATCGATGTTGTGATTGAAGGTCGTCGTCAATATAAAGTGAAGTATGATGAACTCATTCAGTTATTTGATGCGGATGTTTATGTTGGCGATGAGGTATTACAAGGATTACTAGCAGATACAGCGAAGGAAAAAATGAAGTCGATTGTCGCAACGATTCAAAGTGATCAAAATGCCGTTATTCGTTCATCAAATCAGGATAATTTAATCGTGCTCGGACCTCCTGGTAGTGGGAAGACGTCGGTTGCGATGCAGCGAATTGCCTTTTTACTTTATGAATACCGTAAAACGATGAATGCGCGCAGCATCTTACTAATTTCACCGTCTGATTTGTTCAATGACTATATTTCGAATGTCTTACCAGAGTTAGGCGAGGAAAACGTGCAGCATACGACTTACTACCGATTATTACGCGATTTAAAATTATCGCGCTACGACTGTGAGACGAATTATGAAAATATCGAACGCCTGCAAATAGCAGACGAAGTAGCTCGTGAGCATTACGCATTTAAAGGGTCACATTTGTATGTGAAACAATTATTAAATTATATGGAGAGCATTAAAAAAGCAGGGATGCCGTTCTACAATTTGAAAATGGGGGATGACGTGTTTGCCTCAGCGAAAAAAATCTCACAGCTATTTTATGAAAAGTTTGGCGGGCTAGATGTTGATTTTCGTCTGAAAAAAATTCGTACCTTGCTACAAACGAAATTGCAGGAGCGCAAAAATAAAGAACAGCGCAAGCGTATAAAAGAATTGCGCGCGGTTAACGCCTATATTGGTTCCGATAAGGAGCTGGAGCAACAAGCCTATCAAGATGTACAAAAGAAATACGGTAAGCTCGAAGTGACGATAGAACAGCTCGGCTTTGTTAATTTGAACAAAATGTACTTGCAATCACTAACGTTTCGTAATGACAATTTATTCACGCAGAGCATCCAAGCAACAACTGCAGAAAAGCTAAAGCAGCATAAGCTGTTATATGAAGATCTAGCACCAATCATGTATTTACAAGCAGTCATTAAAGGGCTCTATACAGACAAAACAATTAAACATATCGTAATTGATGAAATTCAAGATTACTCGTATCTCCAATTATTAACGATTAAAGCGATGCATCCAAAAGCGCATTACACATTACTCGGAGACAAAAATCAAATGGTGCATCCACAAATGAAGGATTCACTAGCAGGTCCATTATCAAAGCATTTTAAAGTAATCGAATTAAACAAATCATACCGTTCAACCAATGAAATTACGGACTTTATGAGCGCTATTCTACACAACACAACGACGCTTTCACTGGGTGTTTCAGGGGACAAGCCGCAATTGATTGAAACGAAAGCGCTCCTTGAAACGATTCAGCAATTAGTCGTTGCCCATTATGAACAAGATGATAGCTTTGTGATTTTGTGCAAAAATAGAGCCGCAAGTGAACGGTTATATAATGATTTAAAATCACTTATCCCCACATTGCAGCTCGTAACAGAGGAACAAAAAGTGTATATGAAGGGCATTTTAATCATGCCAGGATATATGGCGAAGGGCTTTGAGTTTACAACGGTTGTATTAGCGGATGCCAGTGCGCATGTATATCATGAGGAGATGGATGCATATCTTTTATATACGATTGCTTCTCGTGCAACACGAAAATTATTTTTATTATCAGATGGCACATTACCAAAGGCGCTAGCACACATTAGTGAACAGTATTATCTTAAAAAAGTGACTAACTAA
- a CDS encoding undecaprenyl-diphosphate phosphatase: MENFDLILILKHLIIGLVQGFTEPIPVSSSGHVMIASEVLGMGEQGFTFAILTNTASLLAIMFIYREDIIRLITGFLLFIKTRNPRYRTDFNFALYVIIGSIPAGVLGVLLSDIIADSVSMTTIACMLFVTGIALWLIRNLRGSKRDGDLTAKDAFIVGLGQAVALTPGISRSGATIISAIGVGMNQETALRFSFMLYIPVSLGGVVLGISDFLDEPNKMDLALPYAVTFFATLFMTYFAMRWFMGIMKNGKLHYFTYYCFLVGILLLIFF, encoded by the coding sequence ATGGAAAACTTTGATTTAATTTTAATTTTAAAGCACTTAATTATCGGTTTAGTGCAAGGCTTCACAGAACCGATTCCAGTTTCTTCGAGTGGTCACGTCATGATTGCTAGTGAAGTTTTAGGGATGGGGGAACAAGGATTTACATTTGCCATTTTAACCAATACGGCAAGTCTGCTTGCGATAATGTTCATTTACCGCGAGGATATTATTCGTTTAATTACAGGGTTTTTACTGTTTATTAAAACACGTAATCCGCGTTACCGCACAGATTTTAATTTTGCCTTGTATGTGATTATCGGTTCGATTCCAGCAGGTGTATTAGGCGTATTACTAAGTGACATCATTGCGGATAGCGTGAGCATGACGACTATTGCTTGTATGCTATTTGTAACAGGTATCGCATTATGGTTGATCCGTAATCTACGTGGTTCGAAGCGTGATGGGGATTTAACAGCAAAAGATGCGTTTATCGTTGGGTTAGGGCAAGCTGTTGCATTAACGCCAGGAATTAGCCGCTCGGGTGCGACGATTATTTCAGCAATCGGCGTTGGCATGAACCAAGAAACGGCGTTACGCTTTTCATTCATGCTTTATATTCCGGTAAGTCTTGGCGGTGTTGTACTAGGAATAAGCGATTTTCTAGATGAGCCAAACAAAATGGATCTCGCGTTACCTTATGCAGTGACATTCTTCGCAACATTATTCATGACCTACTTCGCGATGCGTTGGTTCATGGGTATCATGAAAAATGGGAAGTTACATTACTTCACCTACTACTGTTTCTTAGTAGGTATTTTATTATTAATTTTCTTTTAA
- a CDS encoding MarR family winged helix-turn-helix transcriptional regulator, whose translation MTFFLQVHRFHRKYMAHLSALLAPYELSSSNWSLLNFLYEEQVATTSQIAKYWDVEKPTVSANVKTLMKHELVQTKQGEDKREKYLSLTEKGEKLHETISPEIKNLQKHLLSVLTQQQKGEFQQVLFDMEARLKEDFNE comes from the coding sequence ATGACATTCTTTTTACAAGTGCATCGTTTTCATAGAAAATATATGGCGCACCTTTCAGCGTTATTGGCACCATATGAGCTATCAAGCTCGAACTGGTCATTACTAAATTTTTTATACGAAGAGCAAGTAGCGACGACAAGTCAAATCGCAAAATATTGGGATGTTGAAAAGCCAACTGTATCAGCTAATGTAAAAACGCTTATGAAACATGAACTTGTCCAAACAAAGCAAGGGGAAGACAAACGCGAAAAATATTTAAGCCTGACAGAAAAGGGCGAAAAATTGCACGAAACTATTTCCCCGGAAATTAAAAATCTACAAAAACATTTATTAAGCGTGTTAACACAACAGCAAAAGGGCGAATTTCAGCAAGTGCTGTTCGACATGGAGGCACGTTTGAAGGAGGATTTTAATGAGTGA